The genomic window AAGCTCACCGACCCGATGGCCTCCCGCTACCTGGAGCTGTCGCAGGAGCTCGGCATCCGCAACGTCCACGTCCACAAGGGCCCGACGATCCGCCCGCTGGACCGCGACGCCTTCGACGTCGCCGACGTCGACCACGCGGCCACCGACTTCCCCGACCTGACGTTCGTGGTGGAGCACTGCGGCCTGCCCCGCCTGGAGGACTTCTGCTGGATCGCCACCCAGGAGCCCAACGTCGTCGCCGGTCTCGCCGTGGCCATCCCGTTCATCCACACCCGGCCGCGGTACTTCGCGCAGATCATGGGCGAGCTCCTCTACTGGCTCGGCGAGGACCGCATCCTGTTCTCCAGCGACTACGCGCTCTGGACGCCGAAGTGGCTGGTGGAGGAGTTCGTGGACTTCCAGATCCCCGAGGACATGAGCCCGGAGTACGCGCCGATCACCGTCGAGCAGAAGAAGAAGGTGCTCGGCCTCAACGCCGCCCGGCTCTACGACCTCCCCGTCCCCGAGCACCTGCGGCTGCCCGAGGCCGACGAGACCGAGACCGGCCCGCGCGAGCCGGCCGCGGCCGACCTCGCGGGCGCCCGGTGACCGCCGTCCTGCCCGACCTCGACGCCGGGGTGACCGAGCAGCGGGTCCGCGCCGCGCTCGGCACCGTGGTCGACCCCGAGCTGGACGAGCCGATCACCGACCTGGGGTTCGTCCGCTCGGTCGCCGTGGACGCCGGCACCGTCGAGGTGCACCTGCGCCTGCCCACCTCGTTCTGCGCGCCCAACTTCGCCTGGCTGATGGTCTCCGACGCCTCCGACGCGGTCTCCGCCGTCGCGGGGGTCGCGCGGGTGGTCGTCGAGCTCGACGACCACTCCGACTCCGACCTCGTCAACCGCGGCCTGGCCGCCGGGCTCGGCTACCGCGGCACCTTCGGCTCGGAGGCCGAGGAGTCGCTGGACGAGCTGCGGGCCACCTTCACCCGCAAGG from Geodermatophilus normandii includes these protein-coding regions:
- a CDS encoding amidohydrolase family protein, yielding MYTKDGEQYYVVDAHIALWDARPENQRNVHGRQFIDCFYDYHRNLSPEAEVWPYEEYLYQGGERLMRDVFVDGIVDHAVFQPARLAEFYHRGFGQTEEAFALARAHPDKLTYNHYWDPRDGENGLDALRAAAERMQLKGVKLYTADWHGESRGWKLTDPMASRYLELSQELGIRNVHVHKGPTIRPLDRDAFDVADVDHAATDFPDLTFVVEHCGLPRLEDFCWIATQEPNVVAGLAVAIPFIHTRPRYFAQIMGELLYWLGEDRILFSSDYALWTPKWLVEEFVDFQIPEDMSPEYAPITVEQKKKVLGLNAARLYDLPVPEHLRLPEADETETGPREPAAADLAGAR
- a CDS encoding iron-sulfur cluster assembly protein gives rise to the protein MTAVLPDLDAGVTEQRVRAALGTVVDPELDEPITDLGFVRSVAVDAGTVEVHLRLPTSFCAPNFAWLMVSDASDAVSAVAGVARVVVELDDHSDSDLVNRGLAAGLGYRGTFGSEAEESLDELRATFTRKAHTAAMERALTGLLRADPSADVRAVTLGDLPPDAAAALRRRRAAVGLPVDDGAPVLVRDDGTRPGPADAALVLRRARSVRISVDGNAHFCRGLLTTRYPGSEADQVPRPDDRPVLPLEVLP